A stretch of Arctopsyche grandis isolate Sample6627 chromosome 9, ASM5162203v2, whole genome shotgun sequence DNA encodes these proteins:
- the dally gene encoding division abnormally delayed protein, with amino-acid sequence MRARLRADPSIRPPLGLVGALVLVLAFAALLPLADSNPAPCAPLHHLLASRNTSNAPDTAVPGPICGGQCCSAGTEVVLKTAGRRDLENLLRHHAISLHGLFATTASALQSHVLELARQSENKTLYLFQQVYSKMSVFSKKPIGDLYSDIRNYINNSSDVAGSSDLNVENSVSDFFTNLFPLVYHHAVNNLNVRDFTEEYKTCLRQSVKEIQPFGDIPRQISHSMYKSLEATRVLLQALALGSEVLNTTDMLLNEGAEKTESTQNACHLALLKMSYCPHCLGLDVHLKPCSGFCLNVLRGCLTQHVSELDLPWNSYVEAVERLVIAVKAHDKNVNADTLLRGLDTRISEAIMYAMENGPSLEKKVKRACGHAVFFGEDSSTVSDDGADVVSSGKPHRVLQVPIILRISPLDTQMLHFLASVAKSKGFFLNLADTLCRDDSFAEQGDGKLCWNGERIGEYSKPVAGSSVSLQKYNPEMELLAKTPVQNGADSDDRIVKLSHRLKHMRQLVMQQISSSPQPSSESFMQGDMAEGDSWEGSGSGVTDMFDPSDEENNEWDGSGSGDNQPENNPTPTVQVDNGSESKPGGILVGSGAISTHYQCLIFSFVSSLVIHLSARNYIMLL; translated from the exons GACCCATTTGCGGAGGGCAATGCTGTTCTGCAGGAACGGAAGTGGTTTTGAAGACTGCCGGTCGTCGAGATCTGGAGAACTTACTCCGTCATCATGCCATATCTTTGCACGGACTGTTCGCCACAACAGCTTCGGCTTTACAAA GCCATGTGTTGGAGCTGGCGCGCCAATCTGAAAACAAGACACTGTATCTCTTCCAACAAGTTTATTCGAAAATGTCAGTGTTTTCAAAAAAACCGATAGGTGATCTTTATTCCGATATTAGAAATTACATTAATAATAGTAGTGATGTTGCCGGATCATCAGACTTGAATGTAGAAAATTCGGTCTCAGACTTCTTTACGAATCTCTTTCCTCTTGTATACCACCATGCCGTCAACAATTTAAACGTGAGAGATTTCACAGAGGAATACAAGACATGTTTAAGGCAGTCGGTGAAAGAAATACAACCATTCGGAGATATACCTCGACAGATTTCGCATTCCATGTACAAAAGTTTGGAAGCGACTAGAGTGCTATTACAGGCTTTGGCTTTAGGTTCAGAAGTTCTGAACACGACGGACATGCTTCTCAATGAAGGTGCTGAAAAAACTGAATCTACACAAAATGCTTGTCATTTGGCGTTGTTGAAGATGTCATACTGTCCGCATTGTTTGGGATTGGATGTTCATTTGAAGCCTTGTTCCGGATTTTGTCTTAATGTATTGAGGGGTTGCTTGACTCAACACGTCTCCGAACTGGATCTACCTTGGAATAGCTATGTGGAGGCTGTGGAGAGGCTTGTGATAGCTGTGAAAGCGCACGATAAGAATGTCAATGCCGATACATTGTTGAGAGGTTTAGACACTAGGATATCGGAAGCCATCATGTACGCTATGGAAAATGGTCCAAGTTTAGAAAAAAAG GTTAAACGAGCTTGTGGTCATGCTGTCTTCTTCGGTGAAGACTCTTCAACTGTATCCGATGATGGTGCAGATGTTGTCTCGTCTGGCAAACCCCACCGAGTGTTGCAGGTGCCGATTATCCTACGCATATCACCACTCGACACACAAATGCTACATTTCTTGGCATCTGTTGCAAAATCGAAGGGTTTCTTCCTCAATCTTGCTGATACTCTATGTCGAGATGATAGCTTTGCCGAACAAGGCGATGGAAAATTATGTTGGAATGGTGAAAGGATAGGAga aTATTCAAAGCCTGTAGCTGGTTCAAGTGTGAGTCTACAAAAGTATAATCCAGAAATGGAACTCTTAGCTAAAACTCCAGTTCAAAATGGGGCTGATTCCGATGATCGAATTGTGAAACTATCGCACAGATTAAAGCACATGCGACag ctCGTCATGCAACAAATAAGCTCATCCCCTCAACCAAGCTCTGAGAGTTTTATGCAGGGAGATATGGCAGAAGGAGATAGTTGGGAAGGATCAGGCTCGGGTGTAACGGACATGTTTGACCCAAGTGATGAAGAGAACAACGAATGGGATGGTTCCGGTTCTGGAGACAATCAAc CTGAAAACAATCCTACTCCTACAGTGCAAGTTGATAATGGAAGTGAAAGCAAACCTGGTGGCATCCTCGTGGGTTCTGGTGCAATATCAACGCATTATCAGTGTTTAATATTCTCATTTGTATCTTCATTAGTTATTCATTTGAGTGCCagaaattatataatgttgttataa
- the LOC143917265 gene encoding protein HBS1-like has protein sequence MKKKVLLMGKSGSGKTSMRSIIFANYIARDTRRLGATIDVEHSHVRFLGNLVLNLWDCGGQEAFMENYFSSQRDNIFRNVEVLIYVFDVESRELDKDIHYYQSCLEAILQNSPKARIFCLIHKMDLVAEDQRDVIFKEREDDLKRLSKPLECTAFRTSIWDETLYKAWSSIVYMLIPNVKALETSLFQFANIVDADEVLLFERATFLVISHCQRKPHKDGHRFEKVSNIIKQFKLSCSKLAAQFQSMEVRNSAFAAFIDGFTSNTYVMVVMSESAIPSEATLINIRNARKHFEKLEKVSSSAPQYPSRASGDSVMSRHRNIRSLKYADECEGYDDVYGRSLDEDFSCISPTDAHFIYDRGRAPTASCWVPQTSELPETSEVPETPEMRQKLAQLRELLPGSDHPEHKLISALMAYDCNVERALNSLLDDKETYEPPPPKIIVAKPKHTPNTVKIITVNADTKLPGLMKNFKLDEGTTSDTISPGSQSPRSGRGTPSRLPESNPSEDKATFRPAAPKVDATALYHQERASAKEHLYIVVIGHVDAGKSTLMGRMLCDLGEVNQRTLHKYEQESKKLGKQSFMYAWVLDETGEERLRGITMDVGRVQFNTETKCITVLDAPGHADFIPNMIAGAGQADVALLVVDGTRGEFESGFDLGGQTREHALLVRSLGINQLAVAVNKLDTTNWSQERFDEICSKLKVFLKQAGFKDSDVTYVPLSGLTGENLVKPPTEVDLSKWYKGPCLIDVIDKFKPPDRPVTKPFRLSVNDIFKGTGSGFCIFGKIETGVLNVGDKVLVCPMKESATVKTILINDVPQSVAFAGDQVSINLLGFDIQNIFVGYVLCDPAMPVPVTTRFEARIVVFNVKVPITNGYPVIMHHQSLIEAVNIVKLKASINKSTGEVIKKKPRCLVNNSVAIVEIEISRPICVEVYKDIKELGRIMLRVSGVTIAAGLVTAIVK, from the exons atgaaaaaaaaa gtgTTGTTAATGGGGAAAAGTGGATCAGGCAAAACGAGTATGAGGTCCATCATATTTGCTAATTATATTGCAAGAGACACCAGAAGACTCGGAGCGACCA tcgaCGTAGAACATTCCCACGTACGATTCTTGGGCAACCTGGTTCTCAATCTTTGGGATTGTGGAGGACAAGAAGCTTTTATGGAGAACTATTTCTCATCACAAAGAGATAACATATTTAGAAATGTTGAAGTCCTCATCTACGTATTCGATGTTGAGAGCAGAGAGCTTGACAAAGATATACATTATTATCAGTCATGTTTGGAAGCCATACTTCAA AATTCGCCAAAAGCTCGTATATTCTGTCTCATTCACAAAATGGACTTGGTAGCGGAAGATCAACGTGATGTTATATTTAAAGAAAGAGAAGACGATTTAAAGAGACTGTCGAAACCTTTGGAATGCACCGCTTTTAGAACAAGTATCTGGGATGAAACACTTTATAA ggcGTGGTCAAGTATCGTTTATATGCTTATACCGAATGTGAAAGCACTGGAAACTTCTCTTTTTCAATTTGCGAACATAGTGGATGCCGATGAAGTTTTACTTTTTGAAAGAGCTACGTTTTTGGTTATTTCTCACTGTCAACGAAAACCGCACAAAGATGGACACCGTTTTGAAAAAGTCTCGAACATCATCAAACAATTCAAATTATCATGTTCAAAACTAGCTGCACAATTTCAAAGCATGgag gttCGGAACAGTGCTTTTGCAGCATTCATTGATGGTTTCACCAGTAACACATATGTAATGGTGGTCATGTCAGAATCAGCCATTCCTTCCGAAGCCACATTAATAAACATCAGAAATGCCAGAAAACATTTTGAAAAACTGGAAAAAGTGTCATCAAGTGCACCTCAGTATC CTTCCCGGGCTTCCGGTGACTCGGTCATGTCTCGTCATCGGAACATCCGGTCTTTGAAGTACGCGGACGAGTGCGAGGGCTACGATGACGTCTACGGAAGGTCACTAGACGAGGACTTTAGCTGCATTTCCCCAACCGATGCTCACTTCATATACGACAGAGGGCGCGCTCCAACGGCCTCATGCTGGGTACCCCAAACATCCGAACTGCCCGAAACGTCTGAAGTGCCTGAAACCCCGGAGATGCGTCAGAAGCTGGCTCAGCTACGCGAACTGTTACCCGGCTCCGATCACCCGGAGCACAAGTTGATATCTGCCTTGATGGCGTACGACTGCAACGTAGAACGCGCTCTCAACTCCCTCTTAGACGATAAGGAAACTTATGAACCCCCACCGCCGAAGATTATCGTCGCCAAACCCAAACACACCCCCAACACGGTCAAAATCATCACAGTCAACGCCGACACTAAACTTCCCGGcttaatgaaaaatttcaaactaGACGAGGGCACAACTAGCGATACGATCAGCCCCGGTTCCCAATCGCCCCGTTCAGGTCGAGGCACTCCCAGTCGCCTTCCAGAATCCAACCCATCTGAAGACAAAGCTACATTCAGGCCGGCGGCCCCTAAAGTCGACGCGACTGCTCTATACCACCAAGAACGAGCCTCAGCCAAGGAACATCTTTACATCGTCGTAATAGGACACGTAGATGCCGGTAAATCTACGCTGATGGGACGCATGCTTTGCGACTTGGGAGAAGTCAATCAAAGAACTTTACACAAGTACGAGCAGGAGAGTAAAAAGCTCGGCAAACAAAGTTTCATGTATGCTTGGGTCCTAGACGAAACCGGTGAGGAACGTTTAAGAGGCATCACAATGGATGTTGGACGGGTGCAATTTAACACCGAGACCAAATGTATAACTGTTTTGGATGCTCCGGGCCACGCCGATTTTATTCCAAACATGATAGCGGGAGCTGGACAAGCCGACGTTGCACTTTTAGTCGTCGACGGCACTAGAGGAGAGTTTGAATCTGGATTCGACTTAGGTGGACAGACCAGAGAGCACGCACTGTTGGTCAGATCCCTTGGCATAAATCAACTAGCCGTCGCTGTCAATAAACTAGACACTACCAACTGGTCGCAAGAGCGGTTCGATGAAATATGTTCAAAGCTTAAAGTATTCCTCAAACAAGCTGGTTTTAAAGACAGTGATGTAACTTACGTCCCGCTATCCGGTTTAACTGGAGAAAACTTGGTAAAACCACCTACTGAAGTAGATCTGTCTAAATGGTATAAAGGGCCTTGTCTTATAGACGTCATCGATAAATTCAAACCACCGGATAGACCGGTAACGAAACCATTCAGACTTTCAGTCAACGATATATTCAAAGGTACTGGATCTGGATTTTGCATATTTGGAAAGATCGAAACGGGTGTACTGAACGTCGGCGATAAGGTTCTAGTATGTCCAATGAAGGAATCGGCAACGGTCAAAACTATATTGATAAACGACGTTCCACAATCGGTTGCATTTGCTGGAGATCAAGTCAGTATAAATTTGCTGGGCTTCGACATTCAGAACATATTTGTCGGGTATGTTTTGTGCGATCCGGCAATGCCAGTGCCCGTCACGACCCGCTTCGAGGCTCGCATCGTAGTCTTCAACGTCAAAGTCCCCATCACCAATGGCTATCCTGTAATAATGCACCATCAGTCGCTGATTGAAGCCGTCAACATTGTCAAGTTGAAAGCGTCGATAAACAAAAGTACCGGAGAGGTGATCAAGAAGAAGCCGAGGTGTCTGGTGAACAACTCAGTCGCAATCGTCGAGATCGAAATCAGTCGACCCATTTGCGTGGAAGTCTACAAGGACATAAAGGAGCTCGGACGAATCATGTTGAGGGTTTCCGGTGTCACCATAGCCGCCGGTCTCGTCACTGCCATTGTTAAATAG